A single Callithrix jacchus isolate 240 chromosome 4, calJac240_pri, whole genome shotgun sequence DNA region contains:
- the LOC144582111 gene encoding p21-activated protein kinase-interacting protein 1-like isoform X5: MELVAGCYEQVLFGFTVHPKPEACGDREQQWTPVADFTYHAHTASLSAVTVNSRFVVTGSKDETIHIYDIKKKIEHGALVHHSDAHLVECSPREEQYVVIIQNKIDIYQLDTASISGTITNEKRISAVKFLSESVLAVAGDEEVIRFFDCDSLVCLCEFKAHENRYGGQLILSCILGLSMIH, translated from the exons ATGGAGCTGGTAGCGGGTTGCTATGAGCAGGTCCTCTTTGGTTTCACTGTACACCCGAAGCCCGAGGCGTGCGGCGACCGCGAG CAGCAATGGACTCCTGTGGCTGACTTTACTTACCATGCTCACACTGCCTCCTTGTCAGCAGTAACTGTCAATAGTCGTTTTGTGGTCACTGGGAGCAAAGATGAAACAATTCACATTTATGACATAAAAAAGAAGATAGAGCATGGGGCTCTAGTGCATCACAGTG ATGCTCACCTAGTGGAATGCTCCCCAAGAGAAGAGCAATATGTAGTTATCATACAGAATAAAATAGACATCTATCAGCTTGACACTGCATCCATTAGTGGCACCATCacaaatgaaaagagaatttCTGCTGTTAAATTTCTTTCA GAGTCTGTCCTTGCAGTAGCTGGAGATGAAGAAGTTATAAGGTTTTTTGACTGTGATTCGCTAGTGTGCCTCTGTGAATTTAAAGCTCATGAAAACAG ATATGGTGGGCAGTTGATTTTATCTTGTATTTTGGGCCTGAGTATGATTCACTAA
- the LOC144582111 gene encoding p21-activated protein kinase-interacting protein 1-like isoform X3: protein MELVAGCYEQVLFGFTVHPKPEACGDREQQWTPVADFTYHAHTASLSAVTVNSRFVVTGSKDETIHIYDIKKKIEHGALVHHSDAHLVECSPREEQYVVIIQNKIDIYQLDTASISGTITNEKRISAVKFLSESVLAVAGDEEVIRFFDCDSLVCLCEFKAHENRVKAMFSFEIPEHHVIVTASSDGFIKMWKLKQNKSFF, encoded by the exons ATGGAGCTGGTAGCGGGTTGCTATGAGCAGGTCCTCTTTGGTTTCACTGTACACCCGAAGCCCGAGGCGTGCGGCGACCGCGAG CAGCAATGGACTCCTGTGGCTGACTTTACTTACCATGCTCACACTGCCTCCTTGTCAGCAGTAACTGTCAATAGTCGTTTTGTGGTCACTGGGAGCAAAGATGAAACAATTCACATTTATGACATAAAAAAGAAGATAGAGCATGGGGCTCTAGTGCATCACAGTG ATGCTCACCTAGTGGAATGCTCCCCAAGAGAAGAGCAATATGTAGTTATCATACAGAATAAAATAGACATCTATCAGCTTGACACTGCATCCATTAGTGGCACCATCacaaatgaaaagagaatttCTGCTGTTAAATTTCTTTCA GAGTCTGTCCTTGCAGTAGCTGGAGATGAAGAAGTTATAAGGTTTTTTGACTGTGATTCGCTAGTGTGCCTCTGTGAATTTAAAGCTCATGAAAACAG GGTAAAGGCCATGTTCAGTTTTGAAATTCCAGAGCATCATGTTATTGTTACAGCATCGAGTGATGGTTTCATCAAAATGTGGAAGCTTAAGCAAAATAAG agttttttctga
- the LOC144582111 gene encoding p21-activated protein kinase-interacting protein 1-like isoform X1, which yields MELVAGCYEQVLFGFTVHPKPEACGDREQQWTPVADFTYHAHTASLSAVTVNSRFVVTGSKDETIHIYDIKKKIEHGALVHHSDAHLVECSPREEQYVVIIQNKIDIYQLDTASISGTITNEKRISAVKFLSESVLAVAGDEEVIRFFDCDSLVCLCEFKAHENRVKAMFSFEIPEHHVIVTASSDGFIKMWKLKQNKKVHPSLLCEVNTNARLACLGVWLDTVSDTKASLPPAAEPSPDN from the exons ATGGAGCTGGTAGCGGGTTGCTATGAGCAGGTCCTCTTTGGTTTCACTGTACACCCGAAGCCCGAGGCGTGCGGCGACCGCGAG CAGCAATGGACTCCTGTGGCTGACTTTACTTACCATGCTCACACTGCCTCCTTGTCAGCAGTAACTGTCAATAGTCGTTTTGTGGTCACTGGGAGCAAAGATGAAACAATTCACATTTATGACATAAAAAAGAAGATAGAGCATGGGGCTCTAGTGCATCACAGTG ATGCTCACCTAGTGGAATGCTCCCCAAGAGAAGAGCAATATGTAGTTATCATACAGAATAAAATAGACATCTATCAGCTTGACACTGCATCCATTAGTGGCACCATCacaaatgaaaagagaatttCTGCTGTTAAATTTCTTTCA GAGTCTGTCCTTGCAGTAGCTGGAGATGAAGAAGTTATAAGGTTTTTTGACTGTGATTCGCTAGTGTGCCTCTGTGAATTTAAAGCTCATGAAAACAG GGTAAAGGCCATGTTCAGTTTTGAAATTCCAGAGCATCATGTTATTGTTACAGCATCGAGTGATGGTTTCATCAAAATGTGGAAGCTTAAGCAAAATAAG AAAGTTCACCCATCTTTACTCTGTGAAGTAAACACTAATGCCAGGCTGGCATGTCTTGGAGTGTGGTTAGACACGGTGTCAGACACAAAAGCAAGCCTTCCTCCAgctgcagagccttctcctgaTAATTGA
- the LOC144582111 gene encoding p21-activated protein kinase-interacting protein 1-like isoform X4 — MELVAGCYEQVLFGFTVHPKPEACGDREQQWTPVADFTYHAHTASLSAVTVNSRFVVTGSKDETIHIYDIKKKIEHGALVHHSDAHLVECSPREEQYVVIIQNKIDIYQLDTASISGTITNEKRISAVKFLSESVLAVAGDEEVIRFFDCDSLVCLCEFKAHENRVKAMFSFEIPEHHVIVTASSDGFIKMWKLKQNK, encoded by the exons ATGGAGCTGGTAGCGGGTTGCTATGAGCAGGTCCTCTTTGGTTTCACTGTACACCCGAAGCCCGAGGCGTGCGGCGACCGCGAG CAGCAATGGACTCCTGTGGCTGACTTTACTTACCATGCTCACACTGCCTCCTTGTCAGCAGTAACTGTCAATAGTCGTTTTGTGGTCACTGGGAGCAAAGATGAAACAATTCACATTTATGACATAAAAAAGAAGATAGAGCATGGGGCTCTAGTGCATCACAGTG ATGCTCACCTAGTGGAATGCTCCCCAAGAGAAGAGCAATATGTAGTTATCATACAGAATAAAATAGACATCTATCAGCTTGACACTGCATCCATTAGTGGCACCATCacaaatgaaaagagaatttCTGCTGTTAAATTTCTTTCA GAGTCTGTCCTTGCAGTAGCTGGAGATGAAGAAGTTATAAGGTTTTTTGACTGTGATTCGCTAGTGTGCCTCTGTGAATTTAAAGCTCATGAAAACAG GGTAAAGGCCATGTTCAGTTTTGAAATTCCAGAGCATCATGTTATTGTTACAGCATCGAGTGATGGTTTCATCAAAATGTGGAAGCTTAAGCAAAATAAG taa
- the LOC144582111 gene encoding p21-activated protein kinase-interacting protein 1-like isoform X2: protein MELVAGCYEQVLFGFTVHPKPEACGDREQWTPVADFTYHAHTASLSAVTVNSRFVVTGSKDETIHIYDIKKKIEHGALVHHSDAHLVECSPREEQYVVIIQNKIDIYQLDTASISGTITNEKRISAVKFLSESVLAVAGDEEVIRFFDCDSLVCLCEFKAHENRVKAMFSFEIPEHHVIVTASSDGFIKMWKLKQNKKVHPSLLCEVNTNARLACLGVWLDTVSDTKASLPPAAEPSPDN, encoded by the exons ATGGAGCTGGTAGCGGGTTGCTATGAGCAGGTCCTCTTTGGTTTCACTGTACACCCGAAGCCCGAGGCGTGCGGCGACCGCGAG CAATGGACTCCTGTGGCTGACTTTACTTACCATGCTCACACTGCCTCCTTGTCAGCAGTAACTGTCAATAGTCGTTTTGTGGTCACTGGGAGCAAAGATGAAACAATTCACATTTATGACATAAAAAAGAAGATAGAGCATGGGGCTCTAGTGCATCACAGTG ATGCTCACCTAGTGGAATGCTCCCCAAGAGAAGAGCAATATGTAGTTATCATACAGAATAAAATAGACATCTATCAGCTTGACACTGCATCCATTAGTGGCACCATCacaaatgaaaagagaatttCTGCTGTTAAATTTCTTTCA GAGTCTGTCCTTGCAGTAGCTGGAGATGAAGAAGTTATAAGGTTTTTTGACTGTGATTCGCTAGTGTGCCTCTGTGAATTTAAAGCTCATGAAAACAG GGTAAAGGCCATGTTCAGTTTTGAAATTCCAGAGCATCATGTTATTGTTACAGCATCGAGTGATGGTTTCATCAAAATGTGGAAGCTTAAGCAAAATAAG AAAGTTCACCCATCTTTACTCTGTGAAGTAAACACTAATGCCAGGCTGGCATGTCTTGGAGTGTGGTTAGACACGGTGTCAGACACAAAAGCAAGCCTTCCTCCAgctgcagagccttctcctgaTAATTGA
- the LOC144582111 gene encoding p21-activated protein kinase-interacting protein 1-like isoform X6 yields the protein MELVAGCYEQVLFGFTVHPKPEACGDREQWTPVADFTYHAHTASLSAVTVNSRFVVTGSKDETIHIYDIKKKIEHGALVHHSDAHLVECSPREEQYVVIIQNKIDIYQLDTASISGTITNEKRISAVKFLSESVLAVAGDEEVIRFFDCDSLVCLCEFKAHENRVKAMFSFEIPEHHVIVTASSDGFIKMWKLKQNK from the exons ATGGAGCTGGTAGCGGGTTGCTATGAGCAGGTCCTCTTTGGTTTCACTGTACACCCGAAGCCCGAGGCGTGCGGCGACCGCGAG CAATGGACTCCTGTGGCTGACTTTACTTACCATGCTCACACTGCCTCCTTGTCAGCAGTAACTGTCAATAGTCGTTTTGTGGTCACTGGGAGCAAAGATGAAACAATTCACATTTATGACATAAAAAAGAAGATAGAGCATGGGGCTCTAGTGCATCACAGTG ATGCTCACCTAGTGGAATGCTCCCCAAGAGAAGAGCAATATGTAGTTATCATACAGAATAAAATAGACATCTATCAGCTTGACACTGCATCCATTAGTGGCACCATCacaaatgaaaagagaatttCTGCTGTTAAATTTCTTTCA GAGTCTGTCCTTGCAGTAGCTGGAGATGAAGAAGTTATAAGGTTTTTTGACTGTGATTCGCTAGTGTGCCTCTGTGAATTTAAAGCTCATGAAAACAG GGTAAAGGCCATGTTCAGTTTTGAAATTCCAGAGCATCATGTTATTGTTACAGCATCGAGTGATGGTTTCATCAAAATGTGGAAGCTTAAGCAAAATAAG taa